The following DNA comes from Chryseobacterium gallinarum.
GTATTTATTGGGTTTTTGCCTTTCGTCGGTCAGTACACTAAGCGGGTATTTGTATTTTTTACAGGCGCGTCTGAGGGCTTTTTTTACCGGTCGGGTGTAAAATTGTTTTTCCATATACCAGATGATCCCCACACCGGGCGGCAGGTTTTTCTCAACTTTGATCATCCACTCGAAAACGTCCTCAAGTTCGCAGCGTCGAGTGAACCTTTTAATACAGTAGCGTTTGAACTTGTCCTGTCCCCAAACTGATACGGCTTTAAAGTCCGAAGTCTGGCTATTTTCAAAACTCGGATCAAAATACCCGATGATGATATCCATTTTGGAGAGGTGCGGAAGTTTGGCAAAACGGAAATATTTGTTTTTAAAGATTTTTCCTTCAATATCCGTTTCGTGAAAAAATTCCTGCTTGGCAAGAACGGTTCCCGCCTTGGCAATTTTCCGCAGGAGTTCTTGTAATGAATACCGCTGCCACCAAGCCGGCTTTCCGTTTTCGATGGCTTTTACTTTGGAATGATAAATGCCCTCTCTTTTCTTAGCTCCGGGTTTGGTATCTCCTACGATATTGGCAAGGATTGAATTATGGTGAATACGGTTCCCGCCCATAGCGAAACGCGCCCCTTTGATACTAAGGGCAAAATACATGGCTCCTAAAATCTTTTTAACCACCTTATCCACCCTTTTCGGATTGTGAACAATGTCGTCATCATCCACGTCATCCACCACACCGTAATTGGGACGTTTTTCGTTTTCCCTTGCCCCACGCGGGGACTGATCACGACCAAAGGCAAGGAATCGGATTCCGTCTTTTGTTGTAAAATCCCCGTCCTCCCATGACCCGAAATTATATTGCTCCCCAAAGTCATGGGCAAAGAGTTTATTGTATTGCAGCTGCGCCTGAAGGTCGGATAACAGATTACACGCGTCATCCTCATTTTTCCCCATTAAAAGCATTCCTGTAAGCTGCCCGTGGGCAATGAGCCACATGGGTATAATGATCGTCAGGTGTACCGATTTTGCGTGTTCCCGAGGCCATTCAGCAATCCCGAAAAAGTTAGGATCATCAAGGCAGGCGTTGGCAAATTCAATCTGAAAATCCGCGCAATCAGCATCTGCGTATAATTCAAAATAGGTTTTAACAAAAAAATTATAGTCGGTTAATGCCCTTTTAATTCTTAATTTTTGCGTTTCCTCCGTATCATTAAAGGCAACGGCAGCACTGTTCTGTACCTGTGAACAGAACTCCAGCCATTCGTTATAATCCCTTTTTGTGATGGTGAGTGCCGACATTACTTTTCCCCGATTTTATAGTCCACGTATTTTTTTTGCAGCAGGTTGATTTCTTTTGCCAGTTCTGCGTCCTGAGTAAAGGCGTACGTCGTGAAATCCTTAAATACATTAATGATCTGGCTGATGGTTACTTTTTTATTCGACAGCTTTTCAATACTGTTGGCAATCTGAATAATATCATTGGGTTTACTCTTCGGATCTTCACTCAGGGCATGCGCCTTTTTATACAAGTTTTCAATGATCTTTCGGGCGGTAACCGTTGATGCGCTTTTAAGCAAATCCCATTCACCCTCGGTTTTCCATTTGCCCAACGTTTTTTCTGTGACGTGAATGATTTCTGCTATTTCCTTCTGTGTTTTGTCCGTTTCCAAAAACAAGTCCTGAGCAATGGCATATTTCTCGTCATTGGTCAGCTTTTTCTTTTCATTCATTCCTTATATATATGAAGCAAAATTGCTTTATATAAGGGCATTACCGAAGCTGGCTGTTAGTGGCTACATGAAAATATATAACCACTAAATGAAAATATTTAGCCGCTAACCGGCAGCTTTTTTCGGGGTGTTTTTCAGCCAATCTTTGCCTTATCAAAATCAAAGAAATGTCTAAAAAACCCTTCCATTATGAACTCAAAAATCAGGTTTCCGGCGGTGCCGAAATCAGGATGTACGGTTATATCGGAAAATATGATGAGTTCGACTATAAAAGGTTCCAACAGGTTTTTAGGGATGCATTGCAAACTCATAGTGATTTAACCATAAGAATGCACTGCGGGGGCGGTTCCGTGTATGAGGGACTCGCCATTTATGACCTGATCCTAAATTCAGAAGGACATACCAAAGTCATTGTTGAGGGAATGGCGGCATCAATGGGCGGGGTGATTGCCCTTGCCGGTGATGAAATCGAGATGAACGATAACGCCTTCTTTATGATGCACGCTGTAACAGCCGGATGTTTCGGAAATAAAAATGATTTTAAAAACGGGATTCAGCAGATTGAAAACTGCGAAGAAAGGCTCGGGAAAATCTTTGGCGAAAGAACAAAAGCAGATGAACAGACGATTAAAAACTGGTTCGATTCCGGGCAGGATCACTGGCTGAGTTCCGATAAGTGCTTAGAACTGGGAATTTGTGACCGGGTGATTAAGCCTACCAAAAAAAGAAAGACTGGGCAGGAAGCCGAAAACATCACAAACAAAACTCCAGAAGAAGCCTTTGAA
Coding sequences within:
- a CDS encoding head maturation protease, ClpP-related — encoded protein: MSKKPFHYELKNQVSGGAEIRMYGYIGKYDEFDYKRFQQVFRDALQTHSDLTIRMHCGGGSVYEGLAIYDLILNSEGHTKVIVEGMAASMGGVIALAGDEIEMNDNAFFMMHAVTAGCFGNKNDFKNGIQQIENCEERLGKIFGERTKADEQTIKNWFDSGQDHWLSSDKCLELGICDRVIKPTKKRKTGQEAENITNKTPEEAFECFNLYPDPPEDNNINQHTEMKKEAIFAALAAAGLAGKLTASSSDKEFEQHLEELLGKAKRTDTLENELKEFKETQAEVLISGALKSGKITNAEKDEWIKDATQNYALVAKSLERMSGKPDPNAGLERLKPIVDGGKHELLNGREKWTFSDWQEKDPKGLERLNEEAKEEFEKLFNAEFED